AGACACAATGACCAGAATCTGCAAACAGGTGAttaagggctggtttggattcaatgagatgagatgattttagataaaagataaaagttgaaaaaatattgttagaatattatttgttaatattattattgttttgggatttgaaaaagttgaattgatatttaaaaaaattgaattgcttattatattttgtgtgagaatttgaaaaagttgtaatgatgatatgagatgaaaggAGATGAGACGAACACTTTCTGAATTCAAACAATTCCTTTGGCTCTTGTGTCAGCACAAGACACAAAAATTAACTTGGTGCGAGGTCTGTGGTGAATAGTTCAGCATGGGGCTTCCTTGATTGAAAAGGCAAAAGATGGAGCAGTTTGGATTGATGGAAACTCTAAACACATCAGAGTTCTTATACCCATTTCAAAATCTTGAAACTCTGATACTTTTTGGCGGTCCAGTGAGCATGACAATTGCATCGAGCTGTTGTTGTACAATGCATATGTAGTTTTTGCCGCCCGTTTCTTCGATACTTCGAAGTATCAACCTGTTTTTACAACGTTATCTTTGATTATCAATTTCGATGTCTTACCCCCTATAACAAGTACGAGGCTGTCATCTATAATTTATTCAAGTTCGAAATAACCAAATCATTCGTATCTTCCACAGTACATGACATGGATGATGGATGTCGAATATGTAAAGCAGCCAGAGAGATTGAGAAGGtaagaaatattcaaatttaattaatttttaagcCCAACTCAAATAGTTTTATTCAAGCCAATGCCCTTGCTTTTTTAGGTAACTGCAGATCAGCAttaagtgaaaatattttatctcatcattataatttttttaaatttttacataaaatataataaataaatcaattttctgaaatgtcaaaataataataataataataataaataatattttatttaatttttaatttttattatattttattaggtAACAATATTGATACCTAAAATGAAAAAACTCCATAATCTGTATTTTCGTTCTACACTCTTCCGTTGATTGTCACATGTGATTAGCATGTCCCGGACTCACGTGCCAATTTTTTATTGGTTGAAATTTCATATTGATGGCACGTGGGCGGCTAATTAGTATGCCATATGGCATAATATGACACATTCAGATGCCACACGTCAATCTTCTCATTagttttttaacaaaatattgatGGAAGTATttagttgagtttttttttagttatagatattaatgttacaaaaattgaaaactgtgttctctataaattataaaaattaaaaaagaaatgatatttaaatatcataagatTGGTAAGTCTTAcgcatttaaaaaatagataaattcaaTACTCAtgtgaataaaattattctttaataatagatcttactttttttcaaaaaagtccACACAAgaactatatttaacattaattaaatttaaatatatttttacaattaacaattttttcaaaagtaaactttgaatataaataactaaacaAACGGCATCGTTTAGGTTAATTTAGTTAGGTTTTTAAACCACCCGTTTGGCCCTCTCGAATGGTTCCCCTatttcctcctctctctctctcttttccgtCTCTCAATCCGTCTCTGCACTCAGTCCCTTCTCTCTACGTCTCGACGCTGTGCCGTCGCTGTCGTCGACGCCAGGTAATATGATTTCTCTCGTTTTCTCTGCCTAGCACTCTGTAAATTACTCTCCATTTCGAAACCCTAGATTTACAAGCGTATTTGTTTTTTGATGATAGTGTTTGAAACTGTACTGGCCACAACGATATGCtctgatgaaaaatattttgtgcttTGGTTTcgtgatgaaataaaaatgtttgtgtCATCTTTCGAACAATTTTTTTCGTGATTATGCtctgattaaataaaataaacacccGCTTTTTTTTACGAAACCCTAAATTGCTGAGTTGCTGATTTTTTTGGATGGccctttgtttctttcttttatgaaaTTGGGATGGTAGCTCGGACTTTAGAGTGACAGCCAAGACTGTGGAAGTAAGAGCCTGAGACTGAGAACCACCCACCTCGTGGCCCATATATAGCCACCTATCAAATATTATCACTTCTGTCCTAAATGAGGCAGTAAACATTTAGAAATCGTTTTAGATGGGTGCCCTCCATAAATACGTCTAGGGTGTACGAAGAGTCTTTCATCTTGATCTAAACCGTCAAAGTTATAGATTTAGATCCTATCATATGTTTATCGGTTAAAGTGCTTGCAACGGTAGtaagttaataatttaatattaattcttGCTCATCTATCCACCCACCATTCAGTTTACTTGATGCGATCATGCGATATATGGCATGAAGCTAATTAGACAAGTTTTCAGGTTAATCTGCAATATATGCCTCTGGGCTTGGGTCATTATTTGTAATGGGGACAGCTTTCATAATTTCCTTGTATCCATCATTTGTGCTTAGTGGTAATTAGGCATATTCTGGGTatcgtcctgtgtacttgggctatgcctttttctattaataaagttttacttttacttattaaGAAAAATCCACAATATATCCTGTGAAAGGAAAggtgtttacttataaaaaaaaaaaaaatgttgtgaaaGGATAAAATGGATAAAACCTGTGTAGTTGGGTTGCGCCTCTTGCAATTAGTAATAAAGATCTTCTTACTTGTAAAAAATGAAGACAActgataattatttattatttattacagTTTATGCTGATCAGAATGCTATACTGGCTATCTCATCAAGAACTCAAGGTCCATATCTAAAAAGTTCTCAATGGCTGAACATCGGAATGGCAATGCCAAAATTCCCATTGGCAAGGCATCGGGAGCCACAAATCCATACTCCATCAATCTGGAAAACTTCAGTAAGCGGTTAAAAATGTTGTATTCCCATTGGAATGAACATAATAGTGATTTATGGGGTGCTTCAGATGCTCTGGCTGTAGCAACGCCTCCAACTTCTGAAGATCTACGGTACCTGAAATCCTCGGCTCTGAACATCTGGTTGTTTGGTTATGAGTTCCCAGAAACAATCATGGTCTTCATGAAAAAGCAGATTCATTTCTTGTGTAGCCAGAAAAAGGCGTCTCTTCTTGATGTTGTGAAAATGTCTGCCAAAGAGGCTGTTGGTGCTGAGGTAGTGGTACACGTTAAGTCCAAAAATGATGATGGAGCTGGACTAATGGATAGAATATTTCAAGCTGTCAATGCTCAGTCGAACTCCAATGGTCATGATGCTCCTGTCATTGGACACATTGCAAGAGAGGCTCCTGAAGGAAAGCTTTTGGAAACATGGGCTGAAAAGTTGAAGAATGCAAATTTAGAGCTAAGCGATATAACTAACGGGTTCTCAAATTTGTTTGCTGTCAAAGACAATGTTGAGCTAACAAATGTAAAGAAAGCTGCATTCTTGACTTCATCAGTGATGAGGAGTTTTGTAGTCCCAAAGCTTGAAAAGATTAttgatgaggaaaagaaggtTTCACATTCTTCATTAATGGATGACACAGAGAAGGCCATATTGGAACCAGCCAGAATTAAGGTCAAGTTGAAGGCAGAGAATGTTGACATTTGTTACCCTCCAATTTTTCAGAGCGGAGGAGATTTTGATCTGAAACCGAGTGCTTCAAGCAACGATGAGAACCTTTACTATGATTCGAATAGTGTGATTATATGTGCAGTTGGATCTCGATATAACAGCTATTGCTCAAACATTGCTAGAACTTTTCTGATCGATGCCAATGGCTCACAGAGCAAGGCTTATGAGGTTCTTCTCAAGGCACAAGAAGCAGCAATTAGTGCTTTGAAATCTGGAAGCAAGGCCAGTGCTGCATATCTTGCTGCTCTCTCAGTAGTTGAGAAGGATGCTCCCGAATTGGCTGCGAGCATGACTAAAACTGCAGGGACTGGAATTGGCCTCGAGTTTCGTGAGTCGGGTCTTAGTCTTAATGCTAAGAATGATCGAATACTAAAACCAGGCATGGTTTTTAACGTGTCACTTGGATTCCATAACTTGCAGGCTGAGACCAACAACCCAAAAACTCAGAAATTCTCGGTGTTGCTAGCTGATACAGTTATTGTTGGTGAAGAGGTCCCAGAGATTGTTACTATATCAAGTTCCAAAGCTGTGAAGGATGTAGCGTATTCTTTCAATGAggatgatgaggaagaagatgaggggccaaaaatcaaaacagaggCTAAAGGTAGTACGGCAACACTGGCAAAAGCGACACTTAGGTCAGACAACCAGGAGATGTCAAAGGAGGAGCTTCGGAGGCAGCACCAGGCCGAACTTGCCCtccaaaaaaatgaagaaactgCCAGGAGGCTTGCTGGCGGAGGTTCTGTGGCAACTGATAATCGTGGAGCTGGGAGGACAATAGGTGATTTGATAGCTTATAAGAATGTCAATGATTTGCCCCCTTCGAGAGATTTGATGATTCAAATTGATCAGAAGAATGAAGCCATCTTATTGCCAATTTACGGAAGCATGGTTCCTTTTCATGTAGCGACATTGAAGAGTGTGACAAGCCAGCAGGATAGTAACAGAAATTGCTACATCCGTATAATCTTCAATGTACCTGGCACCCCTTTTAGTCCACATGACGCAAACTCTGTGAAGTTTCAAGGGTCAATCTATCTGAAGGAAGTTTCATTCCGCTCCAAGGACCCAAGGCATATCAGTGAAGCAGTACAGCTGATCAAAACCCTTCGCAGACAGGTTGCCTCCAGGGAGTCTGAAAGAGCTGAAAGGGCCACCTTAGTGACACAAGAAAAGCTGCAAGTTTCAGGAGCTAAATTCAAGCCGATTAGATTGTCTGATCTGTGGATCCGTCCTCCATTTGGTGGTCGTGGAAGAAAGTTGACTGGCTCACTAGAAGCCCACACGAATGGATTCCGGTATTCTACTTCAAGGCCTGATGAACGTGTGGACGTTATGTACAGAAACAtcaaacatgcatttttccagcCGGCAGAGAAAGAGATGATAACTGTGCTACACTTTCATCTGCACAATCACATTATGGTGGGAAACAAGAAGACGAAGGATGTGCAATTTTACGTTGAGGTGATGGATGTGGTCCAGACGCTTGGTGGTAGTAGGCGATCTGCCTATGACCCAGATGAGATCGAGGAGGAGCAGCGTGAGAGGGatcgaaaaaataaaatcaacatgGACTTCCAGAACTTTGTGAACCGAGTACATGATTTGTGGGGTCAACCGCAATTCAAAGCACTTGACCTTGAGTTTGATCAGCCCTTGAGAGAGCTTGGCTTCCATGGAGTACCCCACAAGGCCTCTACTTTCATTGTCCCTACTTCGAGCTGCCTTGTTGAGCTGATTGAGAATCCATTTGTGGTAATAACTCTTAATGAGATTGAGATTGTTAACCTGGAGAGGGTTGGTCTTGGGCAGAAGAATTTTGATATGACTATTGTGTTCAAGGACTTTAAGCGGGATGTTTTTCGTATCGATTCTATCCCTTCGAGCTCGCTAGATGGCATCAAGGAGTGGCTAGACACGACTGACCTGAAATATTATGAAAGCAGATTGAATCTCAACTGGCGTCCTATATTGAAAACTATCACGGATGATCCGGAAAAATTCATCGAGGATGGTGGATGGGAATTTTTGAATATGGATATcagtgattctgattctgagaACTCGGAGTCAGACCAAGGATACGAACCTTCTGATGTACAGTCTGACTCAGTATCGGATGAGGAGGATGATAGCATTGAGTCATTGGTTGAATCTGAGGATGATGAGGAAGAAGTCTCTGAAGAAGACTCGGAGGAGGAGAAAGGAAAGACATGGGAGGAGTTGGAGAGGGAAGCAACCTATGCCGACAGGGAGAAAGGGGATGACTCGGACAGTGAAGAGGAGAGGACAAGAAGGAAGATGAAAACTTTTGGAAAGGCTCGGGCTCCCGAGAAGAGGAACCATGGTGGCAGCCTTCCCAAGAGAGCAAAATTAAGGTGAATGCAAGGGGCTATGAGGGGAGCCTTTTTTAATGTAACCCAGGTGGAATGGAGAGAGGATATCTCTCATTTGTAAGCTATACAATTGCATCAGCACCATTAGTAGATGAAGTAGGACAACTCTGTAGCAGTCACTTTTGTTTCCAACCTGTTTTAAGGAGTCTCTAGTTTTCCTTTGTGCCCTTTACGAATCCATATTCTCCTTTCTACTTCTGAGACTAATAGAATTTGTGGCTCCATAAATTATTTGAATGCTGGTTCAGTTGCTTGGAATATGCTGGATTGGGTTACTGAATTTTCCGGCAGATAGAAGCTCCTTTCTCAACTTATTCCTACGACCATACCGTTTCATACAACGTACCAATGCACACCAAGGACCTCGTACTGTTTATTTGGCATCCTTCCACATGGGCCTTAACAGGAATGATTTCCTGGGatgataaaaatatcattattttactaaaatgtctccatcttaaaatatatatttgtttcaaTCACAGGACTGGTTGTGCAAAGAGTACTTTGTGTCTATCATTACTCCGCATTTTGCTTATGGGTATCAAGTGTAGCAAGCATCGTGGCCGAGAACTTGATGCTAATTAGCTAGGTACATGATTCTTTCTCGTGTGTTTTTCGTTCTTTGGTCGACTCTTGCTCATGTAGTGATGGAACAGACTCTCACCTTTAATCCCGATCGAGAGTTTAAATTTTGCTCTCAGGCAGCAGAGCACAATTTGAGCAGCAAATACAACTTTTTAGTTTGTTATACTGCTAGCCAAATTTTGCTGCTCTTCTTTAATGCTCCCCATTCAAGTGTAGTAATTTAGCAGATTTCCTGCAAAAGCCATAGGTTTCTCTCTCCAAGGTCCAAACGCCTACCATAAACTGGACAAGAAAGAGGATTTGCTTCGGAAAAATCGTCTATTGGGAAGAGATTCATGCTGTGATATGTTCACTTGAGAACAATGTATGAATGATTGCTCGCTTTCAATATTTGAAATCATGCATGTCGCCAATAATTAAATCCATTCTCAGAATCCTCCTGCTATTATATTATACATGCATACACAAAATTGCTAGGAGATATCGACACAGTAGGAGACAGATAATTTGTTGTACAAGTAATGTTGTGATTAActctaaaaaaatcatgttttttttttcaaacagaTCATGGACAAGTACTTATATACAGTAGAAAAGACCAGTACGTCGGGGGATATgcaatgatgcatgcatggtaagaaagaaaatcactttACAACCCCAAACCTCTCCCATCATTGTATGAGACGgattaagaaagagaaatgataagcTCATGATACTGATCATAAAGATGGTGAAGAGAATTAAATGATTGACATTTGGGTGTTACTAAAGGATCGAAAAGGTGAAGATGGTACGTACTGCTATCTGGCTTCTATATAATGTCATATAAGAGTCCTGCTACTGATACCGATAATCGTTACCGACAGCAAGACTAAAAAGTAcatttatgcttttttttttttgttttgttttatcttttcaaAGATGTCAACTGGCAATGCAATCTAACTAAAAAATAGGAGAAATTACATGATCAACAATAATTTTACAAGTTCACGGCCAGCTTGCTTTGATAATATTGACAGTACCTGACGTATATATCACTCATTTCAGTAGAAAGAATTAAGTAGCTAAATTTCGGTAGCTCGATgaagtttcatatatattaaccTAGCTAGTCTCATGCCTTCTCGTACGTGATTTTGTTAGGTTATCATGTCTTCGATCTTAGTTCTCACCAAGTACGTACTCATGTATTTTCTATATATCTATGTCatgaaatgaatattttatctTCCAAGCTAAGCTAAGTAGTActgcatatatatgcatgcatggccgAATCAGGATAAACCATGGTGAAGTCAGGTTAATTTTAATTTGCGAGCTTTCAAAGcaacatatatgcatgcacaagCTAGCACCACGTATACGTACTCATGTTTTGCATgtctttaattaattacattagTTTGATTACAGAAGCAGCGTGATCTGTGGCGCGCGGCGCACATCTTTTATGTCTAATTTATATATGCCTTAATATTACTCTTCCCatattgtttttgttgtaaTGATATATCTGAACTCATTCATGACTCTGATCTCTTATGATAAACAATCGTACATGATTCCATTCATAAATTAATCTGTTGACAATCCCTGTAACGACATAATACTTTGAATTACGGAGGAGTACTTATATACGTGTTAATTAAGTTTCACAcaagttcatgtttatcatGTGAAACCAAGCTTAGACGAGCTTCAATTAACGCAACTGTAAGGGAATGTCCCCTTCACTTATAAGCCCACTAGGCACTCGGCTGAGAGTAATGGGTTTCGCCCCAATGCCCGGCCCCAAAGCCCAAACTTACCCACGAAGCAAGTTGCCTGCAAGGAAAAGTAAACAATGATGGTTGATGGGATGGACAGATCTGACGCTGCTTGGCTACACCGTACTCATGGGGAGTTGTATATGGCAAGACATGAAAGACGGAAAATCTTTGATTTTCTGATATGGTAATATCAATGGACCACCCAAGACACTAGTAGAATAAAACAATCAGGatgccacgccgcattaatgacaccactatCCAAGCAACacgtcacattaatgacgtcgtGGCAGAGGCATACTGCATTAAAAGACTTTAACAAAGGGAACAGTAGTGAAGACGTAGGTCCCACGGGAGAGGCACGATCTGCCCCTAGACTCccggtataaatagcaattttCAGGTATGAAAAATCTAGCTCTCATTTCTCTAGTCTCTAAATTctcttattatttacaaacttccaaaatacttTACTAACTTTAGCATTGGAGACTCCCCAGCCCCAAGGCCACTCTCTCATAGTTGCTTTTTATTTCGTTTTCGTAGGCCCAATTTTGAAGACTCAAGTTGTTGGAATCTGACCCAAAGGCGTACGAAACACCGACGTTAACAATAACTTTGAttaattcttttgaaatataACGCAAATGTGAATAGGCGCTTTCGTGGATATATCGTAATAACCACAAATAAGATTAGTAACATTATATGACTTCGAAGCTCTACAATGTGACCCATGAAGTTGAAAGGAGCGTCAAGGATGTGAGTTGAGAGATTGTGATGCCCCGTATTCATAATTAAATCTCTCACATTGTCTGGAAGGATGAGTTTCATGAGCAAAAGTATATTAGTATAGAAAAAGATTTCACTAGGCTTATCATTTGTTGATTTGTCAGACAAAAAGGAACCAGAGatcatacaattatatatataatatgaaggTTGTCAAAATTAACCTCGTGTGCTTAAATTAATTGACCTGCTAATTGTTTTCCTATGTTGCTTGTAATTATGTCTTTGTCCTAATAGTAATAGGATTGACTTTGACAAGAGCATCAAATATGTGGGTTGAAAGATTATAATACTACAACGTCTTCATGACAAATCTCACCCGGCCAGACTTGGGAGGATTcataaagaaatgatatttaaggtTGTCAAATATGTAAGTGTTGcgtaatctttttgaaaataagtaGATAAATTCGAgattcatgtaaaaaaaaaattaatttttaataatagactttactctttttaaaaaaaattatgcaataCTTTAAGCACTCTTCATCTGTATCTAATCTTATTTTAAGCGGAGTcccatctatttttaatttttaagattagCTCAAAAAATAGTCCGCCCGACTTAAAACACTACGGTTTGCttgagggggaaaaaaaaaaaaaacactacggtttgaaaattaaaaggaaaaaaaaccaattagttgaataaaaaggttttgttttgtttaattaatgTATGATTTGATGAAAAACTAATCATTAGATTATGGAAAATTTTATTACATTGTCTGAGTTTATCTCCTCATTTTgactttttatgtatttaatttttttacttaataattaagaaaataatttttaatatattggtatatttttttattttttaaaaatatttaaatatattaaaaatatataaaaaaaagaatataaaaataaaaaaaaataactttgtgcTAGCAGGCACGCCCAACAGTCAAAGTTGAGCGACACGCTAGCACGACTCTTAGATTATTACGAAGAAGGATGTGATAGCATTTTATGATGAGGTATATGACAGGAGCTTTGGCtctcatcatccccacacaccacacataataatttttttaattttttttagttttattcttcttaaattacttgaattcttctactcatcatctatatatcacatatttaataagaaaaaaaaaatgtgtgatgtgtagagatgatgaataaatttttttatataattaactcttattttttttaaataatgaatttttaaattataagataattaaatatataataaattcaagGAGTGTGTGGGAGcactagaatataattttttttttcagaaaaaaataattgtataaatacTGTAGGATATGATAGGAGGAGAGCAGTACTTTTCTTGACAGGGAGTAGTAATAATTAGTCTGTATGGTTTAATCGGAATTTCTCCTTGTATCgattcattttctttccccAATCCCTCGTTCGGTTTCTTCTTCTCAATCCGCCGCTCCTCTATCGAttcatttctctgtttttctcgTTCTGTATCTTTGTCGATTTATCGCACCCTCAATATTCCGGCAGCAAACCCTCATTTTTTCCGGATTCCTCACATTCTCTTTCTTGTCTCGTTTGGAAGCAGCCTGAAGGAgaatttgtgttttcttttgggATGTTTGAGGCCTCCATCGGACCATCGGAAGTCTGAACTTGGAACCCTTCACACTGCAGGTAAGCCTCCATTTCCAACCCTAAATTGATTgcaagcattaaaaaaaaacccatgagcttaaaatcctaactatttgaaatttgagtgATAGTGTTTGAAAATCTAGTGGTCCAACCGATGTGCTCTgattaagaatttttttctttggttgggAGATTAAATGAAgatctttgcatttttttttttttcttttgaacattTTTTGTGATAATCCTCTGATTAAATGAaaaccctagatttttttttttgctctgattttttttcagtatatttatgaataaattaCATTCAAATATTTAGATTCTCTGATTCAATTTTATGTGATTATTCTGCACTGAATGTTTAAATGTTGTTGCCTTTTGAGAGAACCGGGTGGCCCTTGAAAGTGTAATGGCACTTGTGTTCCGTTGCGGGCATATAGAAAATTCCAATTCCTTTCTTGCATCTGTATATTCTCTGCATGTAGATAAATCTAAGAAAGGTCTTGAGCACATATCTTTACTCATTtggtacttatatatatatatatatatatatataaaaaggatGTTTAAATGTTGTGATTAATTCGTTCTTGGccaagtttttttgttttttggacaACACACAAACCTCCCTCAAACTAACTGCAGTTCAATTTGTAATCACCCCAAGTTATTAATTTTGGAAATCCCCCCTAACTAccaaaaactataataaaaaagtcaaaatacCACGATTAAtttctacaaaataatttttaaataaataattttttataatttttaattcctcaatttaattaattaattaattaattttatatatatatcaagggtatgaatataatttttttttttatggagggAGTAGATTTTTTGGTAGTTTGTGGAGAGGGAGGTGACTGCAGTAACTGATAGTTTGAGGGATGGTTGTAAATTAGGTGGTAGTCTGTGGGGATATGTGTGTTTTCCCTTGTTTTTATCTAAAGTTACTATTAGAAAAagatgattaattaattatatgtgtgTGAGTTGCTTATCCTTCGGGAATTAGAATAAGACGGAGACATGATATCCGAAGTATGGGTTTATGTTCTTAATTTCTCTTGTATAAAGGAGTAAATGTGATATAATTTATGTCGGCTCCTTAACTATAATTTCTGCCTAGGTCCTATAATTTAAGGCCTAGTTACTCAAGAACAGTTACTTAAATATTAACTCTTGCTGATCTTGTTATGTGCCACTTGGTTTCTTTAATAAGATATATGGCATGAGGCTAATAAGTTCACAGGTTAACATTGCAATATATGGAGAGAAcgaagaaaatgataattattaattatttctacttatgaaatttattatatattgtttctaACAGTTATGTTGATCAGAATGACCTACGGGCTGTCGTGTAAGAATTAGAGATCTATATCTAAGATTTTCTCAATGGCCCAACACCGGAATGGAAATGCCAAAATTGCAACTGGCATGTCGTCGGGTGCCACCAATCCGTATGCCATCAATTTGGAAAATTTCAGTAAGCGGATAAAAATGTTGTATGCACATTGGAATGAGCATAATAGTGATTTATGGGGTTCTTCAGATGCTCTAACCATAGCAACGCCTCCGACTTCTGAGGATCTACGGTACCTGAAATCCTCAGCTTTGAACATCTGGTTGTTTGGTTATGAGTTCCCGGAAACAATTATGGTTTTCGTGAAGAAACAGATACATTTCTTGTGTAGCCAGAAAAAGGCGTCTCTCCTTGATGTTGTGAAAATGTCTGCCAAAGAGGCTGTTGGTGCTGATGTCGTGGTGCATGTTAAGCCCAAGAATGATGATGGAGCTGGACTAATGGATAGTATATTTCAAGCTGTCAATGCTCAGTCGAACTCCAACCAGCATGATGCTCCTGTCATTGGACACATAGCAAGAGAGATTCCCGAAGGAAAGCTTTTGGAGACTTGGGCTGAAAAGTTGAAGAAAGCTAATTTTGAGCTAAGCGATATAACAAATGGtttctcatttttgtttgcTGTCAAAGACAACATTGAGCTTACAAATATAAAGAAAGCTGCATTCTTGACATCATCAGTGAT
This genomic interval from Juglans microcarpa x Juglans regia isolate MS1-56 chromosome 4D, Jm3101_v1.0, whole genome shotgun sequence contains the following:
- the LOC121259143 gene encoding FACT complex subunit SPT16-like — translated: MAEHRNGNAKIPIGKASGATNPYSINLENFSKRLKMLYSHWNEHNSDLWGASDALAVATPPTSEDLRYLKSSALNIWLFGYEFPETIMVFMKKQIHFLCSQKKASLLDVVKMSAKEAVGAEVVVHVKSKNDDGAGLMDRIFQAVNAQSNSNGHDAPVIGHIAREAPEGKLLETWAEKLKNANLELSDITNGFSNLFAVKDNVELTNVKKAAFLTSSVMRSFVVPKLEKIIDEEKKVSHSSLMDDTEKAILEPARIKVKLKAENVDICYPPIFQSGGDFDLKPSASSNDENLYYDSNSVIICAVGSRYNSYCSNIARTFLIDANGSQSKAYEVLLKAQEAAISALKSGSKASAAYLAALSVVEKDAPELAASMTKTAGTGIGLEFRESGLSLNAKNDRILKPGMVFNVSLGFHNLQAETNNPKTQKFSVLLADTVIVGEEVPEIVTISSSKAVKDVAYSFNEDDEEEDEGPKIKTEAKGSTATLAKATLRSDNQEMSKEELRRQHQAELALQKNEETARRLAGGGSVATDNRGAGRTIGDLIAYKNVNDLPPSRDLMIQIDQKNEAILLPIYGSMVPFHVATLKSVTSQQDSNRNCYIRIIFNVPGTPFSPHDANSVKFQGSIYLKEVSFRSKDPRHISEAVQLIKTLRRQVASRESERAERATLVTQEKLQVSGAKFKPIRLSDLWIRPPFGGRGRKLTGSLEAHTNGFRYSTSRPDERVDVMYRNIKHAFFQPAEKEMITVLHFHLHNHIMVGNKKTKDVQFYVEVMDVVQTLGGSRRSAYDPDEIEEEQRERDRKNKINMDFQNFVNRVHDLWGQPQFKALDLEFDQPLRELGFHGVPHKASTFIVPTSSCLVELIENPFVVITLNEIEIVNLERVGLGQKNFDMTIVFKDFKRDVFRIDSIPSSSLDGIKEWLDTTDLKYYESRLNLNWRPILKTITDDPEKFIEDGGWEFLNMDISDSDSENSESDQGYEPSDVQSDSVSDEEDDSIESLVESEDDEEEVSEEDSEEEKGKTWEELEREATYADREKGDDSDSEEERTRRKMKTFGKARAPEKRNHGGSLPKRAKLR